The following coding sequences lie in one Tichowtungia aerotolerans genomic window:
- a CDS encoding transposase, with translation MPRKPRIEYAGAVYHVMSRGNHQESIFRDHRDREIFLDTLCEACAKTGWLVHAFVLMDNHYHLLLETPHANLVVGMKWLQGTYTQRFNVRHKLWGHLFQGRYKALPVEAESGDYFSVLCSYIHLNPARAKLFDLEKGKLSDFSWSSYPLYLESAKRPDWLRVDRGLNASGLEDTVAGRNVYRQIMQKRVREIACSDCPYEVDARWAELRRGWFCGGDTFRKQMLDKLDGVIGGHVKRASLSGEAVQLHDEGEAERLVCEALDLLKLDEKDLSALPKGAEEKKAIAARVKERTHVSNQWIVSRLSAGHAANVSRYMADVRSAQPDSRLYKLTGMLKCED, from the coding sequence ATGCCGAGAAAACCACGAATTGAATACGCCGGAGCGGTTTACCACGTGATGAGTCGTGGGAACCATCAGGAATCGATTTTTAGGGATCATAGAGATCGCGAGATCTTTTTAGATACATTGTGTGAAGCGTGTGCCAAAACCGGCTGGTTAGTGCACGCTTTTGTTTTGATGGACAACCACTACCATCTTCTGCTGGAAACGCCCCACGCCAATCTGGTTGTCGGTATGAAATGGCTGCAGGGAACCTACACTCAACGGTTTAATGTCCGGCATAAACTTTGGGGCCACCTTTTTCAAGGGCGCTATAAAGCCCTGCCTGTGGAGGCTGAGAGCGGGGATTATTTTTCTGTTTTGTGCAGCTATATCCATTTGAATCCAGCCCGGGCGAAACTGTTCGATTTGGAAAAGGGGAAACTGTCTGATTTTTCCTGGAGCAGTTATCCTCTGTATTTGGAGTCTGCGAAGCGTCCCGATTGGTTGCGGGTTGATCGCGGGCTGAACGCTTCGGGCCTGGAGGATACTGTGGCAGGCCGGAATGTGTATCGGCAGATAATGCAAAAGAGGGTGCGGGAAATTGCGTGCAGTGATTGCCCGTACGAAGTCGATGCGCGGTGGGCTGAACTTCGGCGGGGTTGGTTTTGTGGTGGAGACACGTTTCGCAAACAGATGCTGGATAAACTGGACGGTGTTATTGGCGGGCATGTCAAGCGGGCTTCGTTAAGTGGCGAGGCTGTTCAGCTTCACGATGAGGGTGAGGCGGAGCGGTTGGTCTGTGAAGCTCTGGACCTGTTGAAACTGGATGAAAAAGATTTGTCTGCATTACCGAAGGGCGCGGAGGAGAAGAAAGCAATAGCCGCACGAGTTAAAGAGCGTACTCATGTGAGCAATCAGTGGATTGTGAGTCGATTGTCTGCCGGACATGCTGCAAATGTTTCGCGGTATATGGCAGATGTCCGGTCGGCGCAGCCAGATAGTCGGCTATATAAGCTAACAGGCATGCTTAAATGCGAGGACTGA
- a CDS encoding YihY/virulence factor BrkB family protein, which yields MENKPNGLLAKIKKFLLQDLWVLEPSSLSNARRKGLHFLRVCALVFKGFREDHCPLHAAALTFISVMALVPFLVILFAIAKGVGLERGSELLLEKTAGMPDAFQQAVSNIITTVESASAGAIGGIGGVLFMWVAIKMLSNVEETFNLVWGVKTPRSLIEKVKNYIVIMVLTPILLIIATSSQPVIMGLASRLEWMGPLLKLGLQLVPIITMALAFSMVYVFLPNTKVKFPAALMGALVAALLSVIFQFAIIKLGVGVSKYNKIYGALAAIPFFLFWVQISWMILLMGAEVAFSVQNAGTYAREQLAVSPSARARLCLAVALMKRITEKFESPENPFDTKAYGIDNRIPIRLINDVINTLAQAGLVAESAEHPDCYTLLRDPRNITARDIIDSILDDGAAPAALGLAGDFPMFGKITGEGFQALEKQTLEAF from the coding sequence ATGGAAAATAAACCGAACGGCCTTTTGGCAAAAATCAAAAAATTTCTCTTACAGGATCTATGGGTTCTGGAACCTTCATCTCTTTCCAACGCCCGACGCAAAGGCCTGCATTTTCTGCGCGTCTGCGCCCTGGTCTTTAAGGGGTTTCGCGAAGACCACTGTCCGCTGCACGCCGCGGCACTCACATTTATCTCCGTCATGGCGCTGGTACCGTTCCTGGTCATCCTGTTCGCCATTGCCAAAGGCGTCGGGCTGGAGCGCGGCAGCGAACTTCTTCTGGAAAAAACCGCCGGAATGCCGGACGCCTTCCAGCAGGCCGTCAGCAACATCATCACCACAGTTGAATCCGCCAGTGCCGGAGCCATCGGAGGAATCGGGGGTGTGCTGTTCATGTGGGTCGCCATCAAAATGCTCAGCAATGTTGAAGAAACCTTCAATCTGGTCTGGGGTGTCAAAACGCCGCGAAGCCTGATTGAAAAGGTCAAAAACTATATCGTCATCATGGTTCTGACTCCCATTCTGCTGATCATTGCCACATCCAGCCAACCCGTCATTATGGGGCTCGCCAGTCGTCTCGAATGGATGGGGCCTCTGCTGAAACTGGGCCTGCAGCTCGTTCCGATTATCACCATGGCACTGGCTTTCAGCATGGTCTATGTCTTCCTGCCCAACACCAAAGTCAAATTCCCGGCCGCTTTAATGGGTGCACTGGTTGCCGCGCTGCTCTCGGTGATCTTTCAGTTCGCCATCATTAAACTCGGAGTCGGCGTCAGCAAATACAACAAAATCTACGGCGCACTGGCCGCCATTCCCTTCTTCCTGTTCTGGGTACAGATCAGCTGGATGATCCTCTTGATGGGCGCAGAGGTCGCGTTTTCGGTTCAGAACGCCGGAACCTATGCCCGCGAGCAGCTCGCGGTCTCACCCAGTGCCCGCGCCCGGCTCTGCCTCGCGGTCGCCCTGATGAAACGCATTACTGAAAAATTCGAGTCTCCGGAAAATCCGTTCGACACCAAAGCCTACGGCATCGACAACCGCATTCCGATCCGCCTCATCAACGACGTCATCAACACACTCGCCCAGGCCGGACTCGTCGCTGAATCGGCCGAGCATCCAGACTGCTACACCCTTCTCCGCGATCCGCGCAATATTACCGCCCGCGACATTATCGACTCCATTCTCGATGACGGTGCCGCCCCCGCGGCGCTCGGTCTCGCCGGCGATTTTCCAATGTTTGGAAAAATCACCGGCGAAGGCTTCCAGGCGCTGGAAAAACAGACCCTCGAAGCGTTTTGA
- a CDS encoding FG-GAP-like repeat-containing protein translates to MDSIKKIFFGESGAVCAIIFMLQVPFGEPPAVPPAVGDWPLMGSLDDASGSLPLTAYSDSVPVNADSSFVSDGMACNGTSLVALPELSESQGFTVCGWINASNLETNGFTSTAPHTIFRLYNSTGGTSQFAVRALDATLNGYHSPPAENIWPETPLATDQWTFIAAVCDGESYTFYQNDLPSYEFPIVSSNVFDRLIIGALRADGYRPFNGKIRRFKLFDTALDEATVHAVYTDEKVAKIGDWPLLGSLTNRAGILTLTAYDEGSVIDPSISLESDGMVMDGVGLLALPVLAESQGFTVSGWVKPSRLDDGWSTDAPHTVFRMYNSADSTEQSTLRILDGDLNGYHTPPGANIWLNSPAVSNDWNFVALSCDGDSYTFYQDGLAPQVVPITSSNEYDRLMIGAADASGSRPVFGKMRQLKLYDGALDEAAVREIRRLEKPAGLNLSGNLLTSGSFENTTIEELDATWNFSPTNMWRVDDRQTVDGGQSLAVTAGDSSSFASIRLPVSGDAGEVVFGGWVSVKGSERDRNALVRMTCLAEPAGAPNTTFFVADEPDYSAVSKEYRPDTPPTYFEHRFSVPVDYKSLRLSLAVDTDVGDVYFDRLFVAKTEAFQSNWDVEVQTNTAPNEWRVAAAEYRIAAQASAADRDIFWAEVDFARFFRIYNERDPLDRSSVQVWAVGNGQAERVDAVSDYALPTLESHYPHNGLVRWRGRDWAESYEIYFSPMRADGTATVPGPVMLGAGELLNYAANTIAPAWGSWPGYKFDVKDADGDGDWDLYCGSSDEGFFICRNIGSNASPLFAPRTRLLSTDQAPGSAPNSVWLDWDGDGDNDRIEGVRVSLGTYVDGDYLNLNFNQNSGSAMAADAQVVDEGGTQIKLEDATWYRLGGGDFDNDGSPDIVAGTAMGTLDLLLNRGTDSGKAVVEHVQVPFDLYSSEPYESGDMGLKPVVLDWDGDGDDDIVFTAWQGFFWLLLNNGTANTVDFAPVELLMQQGGQLATGDSVTPDAVDWDNDGDLDLIAGNVCGHINYFENIGSRTNPVFAGMVELQNDLGDSIHITQKGETPIQGPAETMWGYLSAQAADVDGDTDLDVIINDSLGRLRWIENIGTRSVPQLSHEFIDFTVGGIPLLTPWRNRPGVIDLDNDGLLDFFVLDDNGSLVRYEQSASGGGSELAGKTVVPNSEGGTIWINPVISGGGRGRSQIDAGDFDGDGDVDLMVGRPRDQTGLNILYCENVGSPASPVFSVESLSARGVEFVEWTGSAGHEEWHSGCPEMVDWNGDGAMDLLVGVESGRFSLYMQDYFTGGAGFPAVELLSIEKRVMDRTWQIMMDDSRLILQGLLWQNVPLQGPEL, encoded by the coding sequence ATGGACTCGATAAAAAAAATCTTTTTTGGAGAGTCGGGCGCGGTCTGTGCCATTATTTTTATGCTTCAGGTTCCGTTTGGTGAGCCGCCGGCTGTTCCTCCGGCGGTCGGCGACTGGCCGCTGATGGGATCTTTGGACGATGCGAGCGGAAGTCTGCCGCTTACGGCTTACAGCGACAGCGTTCCTGTGAACGCCGACAGTTCGTTTGTGTCTGACGGGATGGCCTGCAACGGCACTTCGCTGGTCGCTCTTCCAGAGCTGTCGGAGTCTCAGGGTTTCACGGTGTGCGGCTGGATCAATGCGTCCAATCTGGAAACAAACGGATTTACATCCACGGCTCCGCACACAATTTTCCGGCTGTATAATTCCACGGGCGGGACATCTCAGTTTGCCGTGCGCGCTCTGGACGCAACACTGAACGGTTATCACTCTCCTCCGGCGGAAAACATCTGGCCGGAAACCCCGCTGGCGACGGATCAATGGACCTTTATTGCCGCCGTCTGCGATGGAGAATCCTACACGTTTTATCAGAATGATCTTCCGTCGTATGAATTTCCGATCGTCAGCAGCAATGTATTTGACCGGCTGATTATTGGCGCTCTGCGAGCAGACGGGTACCGACCGTTTAACGGGAAAATCCGGCGGTTTAAACTGTTCGATACCGCACTGGATGAAGCAACGGTTCATGCTGTTTATACCGATGAAAAAGTGGCGAAAATCGGCGACTGGCCGCTGCTGGGGTCTTTGACGAATCGTGCGGGAATTTTGACGCTGACCGCCTATGATGAAGGATCTGTTATTGACCCTTCCATTTCGCTGGAGTCGGACGGGATGGTGATGGATGGGGTTGGGCTGCTGGCGCTGCCCGTTCTGGCGGAGTCGCAGGGTTTTACGGTTTCCGGATGGGTGAAGCCCTCCCGGCTGGATGACGGGTGGAGTACGGATGCTCCGCATACTGTTTTTCGGATGTATAATTCTGCGGACAGCACGGAGCAGTCTACGCTTCGCATTCTGGACGGCGATTTGAACGGATACCATACTCCGCCGGGCGCAAACATCTGGCTGAATTCTCCGGCGGTTTCCAATGATTGGAACTTTGTGGCGCTGAGCTGTGATGGCGATTCGTATACTTTTTATCAGGACGGCCTCGCGCCGCAGGTTGTTCCGATCACCAGCTCCAACGAGTATGACCGTTTGATGATCGGCGCGGCGGATGCGTCGGGAAGCCGGCCTGTGTTTGGAAAAATGCGACAGCTTAAGCTGTACGACGGCGCTTTGGATGAAGCTGCCGTTCGGGAAATCCGGCGGCTCGAAAAACCGGCCGGGCTGAACCTGTCCGGCAACCTCCTCACATCGGGCAGCTTTGAAAACACAACCATTGAAGAGCTGGATGCAACATGGAATTTTTCACCGACAAATATGTGGCGCGTTGATGATCGGCAGACCGTTGACGGCGGGCAGTCCCTTGCGGTTACCGCCGGAGATTCCTCGTCGTTTGCTTCGATTAGACTTCCTGTTTCCGGCGATGCCGGCGAGGTGGTGTTTGGCGGATGGGTCAGCGTGAAAGGGTCTGAACGGGACCGGAACGCGCTGGTGAGGATGACCTGTCTGGCGGAACCGGCGGGGGCACCAAACACAACGTTTTTTGTTGCCGATGAGCCGGATTATTCCGCGGTTTCAAAAGAGTATCGGCCGGACACGCCGCCGACCTATTTTGAACATCGCTTTTCGGTGCCGGTGGACTACAAAAGTTTGCGGCTCTCGCTGGCGGTCGATACCGATGTCGGAGACGTTTATTTTGACCGGTTGTTTGTGGCAAAGACCGAAGCGTTTCAGTCGAATTGGGATGTGGAAGTTCAGACGAACACGGCACCGAATGAGTGGCGGGTAGCCGCTGCGGAATATCGGATTGCAGCGCAGGCATCGGCTGCGGACCGGGATATTTTCTGGGCGGAAGTCGACTTTGCCCGGTTCTTCAGAATCTATAACGAACGCGACCCGCTGGATCGGAGCAGCGTTCAGGTCTGGGCGGTTGGCAACGGACAGGCCGAACGGGTGGATGCGGTCAGTGACTATGCCTTGCCGACGTTGGAGAGTCATTATCCTCATAACGGACTGGTCCGCTGGCGCGGTCGCGACTGGGCTGAGAGCTACGAAATTTATTTCAGCCCGATGAGAGCAGACGGAACGGCGACTGTGCCGGGTCCGGTTATGCTGGGGGCCGGCGAGCTGCTGAATTATGCAGCCAATACGATTGCTCCGGCGTGGGGATCGTGGCCCGGTTATAAGTTTGACGTAAAAGATGCCGACGGCGACGGGGACTGGGATCTTTACTGCGGCTCGTCTGACGAAGGATTCTTCATTTGCCGGAACATCGGCTCCAACGCGTCGCCGCTGTTTGCTCCGCGCACGCGTCTTTTGTCGACGGATCAAGCTCCGGGGTCTGCGCCGAATTCGGTTTGGCTGGACTGGGACGGTGACGGCGACAACGATCGTATTGAGGGGGTGCGGGTTTCGCTGGGAACCTATGTGGATGGCGACTATCTGAATCTGAACTTCAATCAGAACAGCGGCAGCGCAATGGCGGCGGACGCTCAGGTGGTTGATGAAGGCGGCACGCAGATTAAGCTGGAGGATGCCACATGGTATCGGCTCGGCGGCGGAGATTTCGACAACGATGGATCGCCTGACATTGTGGCCGGCACCGCGATGGGAACGCTGGATCTGCTGCTGAACCGGGGAACGGATTCCGGCAAGGCGGTTGTTGAGCACGTTCAGGTTCCGTTTGATCTCTACAGCTCAGAGCCGTACGAATCCGGCGACATGGGCCTGAAGCCGGTCGTGCTGGACTGGGACGGAGATGGCGATGACGATATCGTGTTCACCGCATGGCAGGGATTTTTCTGGCTGCTGCTCAATAACGGGACGGCGAATACGGTTGATTTTGCGCCGGTCGAATTGCTGATGCAGCAGGGCGGACAGCTGGCAACCGGGGATTCCGTTACTCCGGATGCGGTTGACTGGGATAATGACGGAGACCTGGACCTGATTGCCGGGAATGTCTGCGGCCACATTAACTATTTCGAAAACATCGGCAGCCGGACCAATCCTGTATTTGCCGGAATGGTCGAATTGCAGAATGATCTGGGTGATTCCATCCATATTACTCAGAAGGGTGAGACGCCGATTCAGGGCCCGGCCGAAACGATGTGGGGCTATCTTTCCGCTCAGGCCGCAGATGTAGACGGCGACACCGATCTGGACGTGATCATTAATGATTCGCTGGGCCGTCTGCGCTGGATTGAAAACATCGGAACCCGATCTGTGCCGCAGCTGTCCCACGAATTTATTGATTTTACGGTGGGTGGGATTCCTTTGCTGACTCCGTGGCGCAATCGCCCGGGTGTGATAGATCTCGATAACGACGGCCTGCTCGATTTCTTTGTTCTGGATGATAACGGATCTCTGGTGCGCTATGAGCAGTCAGCATCCGGCGGCGGTTCTGAGTTGGCCGGGAAGACGGTTGTTCCGAACAGTGAAGGTGGAACCATTTGGATTAATCCGGTTATATCAGGTGGCGGAAGAGGGCGCAGTCAGATCGATGCAGGGGATTTTGACGGCGACGGAGATGTGGATTTGATGGTGGGTCGTCCGCGCGACCAGACCGGACTGAACATACTCTACTGTGAGAATGTCGGTAGTCCGGCATCCCCTGTCTTTTCAGTTGAAAGTTTATCCGCTCGAGGTGTGGAGTTTGTGGAGTGGACCGGCTCTGCCGGGCACGAAGAGTGGCACAGCGGCTGTCCGGAGATGGTGGACTGGAACGGGGACGGCGCTATGGATCTGCTGGTCGGCGTGGAGTCCGGCCGGTTCTCTTTGTACATGCAAGACTATTTTACCGGCGGGGCCGGGTTCCCGGCAGTTGAGCTGCTTTCCATTGAAAAGCGGGTTATGGACCGGACGTGGCAGATTATGATGGATGACTCCCGGCTGATTCTGCAGGGACTTTTATGGCAGAACGTTCCGCTGCAGGGTCCGGAGCTGTAA
- a CDS encoding cytoplasmic protein — MSDQPEKISDVKMDVANLYREESYTDLKTGGIRKLVPVKLDGSDDDSRPATFSGHTQVMSPHGPIPIQGVIEAATLEEAVNGFPQAMEDAMARMVEEAQKLQREQANKIVTPDDLKKDNGGIII; from the coding sequence ATGAGCGATCAGCCCGAAAAAATCAGCGATGTCAAAATGGACGTGGCAAATCTCTACCGTGAAGAATCTTATACCGACCTCAAGACCGGTGGAATTCGCAAGCTGGTACCTGTCAAACTGGATGGGTCCGACGATGATTCCCGTCCGGCGACCTTCAGTGGCCATACGCAGGTGATGAGCCCGCACGGCCCGATTCCGATTCAGGGAGTTATTGAGGCGGCAACGCTGGAGGAAGCGGTAAACGGCTTCCCGCAGGCTATGGAAGATGCCATGGCTCGCATGGTCGAGGAGGCCCAGAAGCTGCAGCGTGAGCAGGCGAATAAGATTGTAACGCCGGATGACCTTAAAAAGGATAATGGCGGAATCATTATCTAA
- a CDS encoding GNAT family N-acetyltransferase has product MMRGLSQDQTKGADDCWIRAASHEDVRAMTRLLQELFAVETEFEFDEEKQRCGLEMLLDSPTAGIWVVDRRGWIVGMVTIQLVVSTAEGALSGWVEDLVVSSAYRRRGLGRALLKSATNWAKRQGATRVQLLADSRNVPALMFYRKQEWLQTNMIALRCAAAPKPTGRQIPLVFPAGVRRADHPFLNRSGASGFLSVQSERES; this is encoded by the coding sequence ATGATGCGGGGTTTAAGTCAGGACCAGACAAAGGGAGCAGATGACTGTTGGATTCGCGCGGCGTCTCATGAGGACGTAAGAGCGATGACGCGTCTTTTACAGGAACTTTTTGCGGTCGAAACCGAATTTGAATTTGACGAAGAAAAACAGCGGTGTGGACTGGAAATGCTGCTGGATTCACCGACTGCCGGAATCTGGGTGGTGGACCGGCGCGGTTGGATCGTCGGGATGGTTACCATTCAGCTGGTTGTGTCAACCGCAGAAGGGGCGCTTTCCGGCTGGGTGGAGGATTTGGTTGTTTCTTCGGCATACCGCAGGCGTGGACTGGGGCGGGCGCTGTTGAAGTCAGCGACCAACTGGGCCAAACGACAGGGGGCCACGCGGGTTCAGCTTCTGGCGGACAGCCGGAACGTTCCGGCTCTGATGTTCTATCGCAAGCAGGAGTGGCTTCAGACCAATATGATTGCGCTGCGCTGCGCTGCCGCCCCTAAGCCGACTGGTCGGCAGATTCCTTTGGTTTTTCCTGCAGGTGTTCGGCGAGCAGATCATCCATTTTTAAACCGGTCAGGTGCGTCAGGGTTTTTATCAGTGCAATCAGAACGAGAATCATGA